From the Salminus brasiliensis chromosome 15, fSalBra1.hap2, whole genome shotgun sequence genome, the window ACAATTGTCCTGATACGTATTGGTAAAGACTGctgacagttaaaaaaaaaaaaaaaaaaaaaaaaaaaaaactcagccCTATTGTCATTACAGTATAGTAGAGGCTTCTCCTCAAAATGATCAATACTGATCTAGACTAAATAAATACCTTCTCTTCTCCAACAATCCAAGAAGCATCAAGGAGGTACAAGGGGAAAGAAGTAGGAGTAACTTAAGCAGAAATGTGATACTAGTTTGTCTCAGAGCACTATGAGCTCTCCAGAGCAGCGTTCACAGCAGTTAAAGGTGATGTTCTCATATCGAGTGTATGGATGGAAGCGTCCGATGCTTTTCTTGTTGGGCAGGAAAGGAGACGTGGTGGGGTCAGGAGCAGCAGGGTCACTTTTGTTGTCTGCGCAGGATACAGGGTCCAGATTCCTGAGTACCTAAATTGGCACAAATAAGCAAAagaattttttaaaataacctGAAATATTACAGCTCCAAAATGGTCACTTTCTACAAGAGCTAAAGGAACATAAATGTTTCTGATATCTGTGCATAAAGACAGGAATATCGTTACATTCTACACATGATTTAATTAGTTTTACAACACTGGGTCAATGGATTCTGTAATTCCACAATATTTTGAACAAATACAATTTTTTTAATCTATTTTACATATTCATAATGATGTTTTTGTTCTACAAAGAAAGCATTACATTTCTTTAATCATATAATCAGACATGAAAAGTAGCACCAGTGTTTACAAGAAAACATCCGTAGTCCAATAGGTAAgggaaaaagaggagaaaaaaatgaTTAGTAGATAATAATCTTTCTAGTCTTTCTACTGTACCTTTTCTGCCATCTTCTCAGCTGGTGTGTTACAGAGTTCTGAAGCCTGGCTGTTCTTCAAAGttgtgctgctggtgctgccACCCACATTTCCCAGCAGGTGGGAATTGATGGCATCAGCCAGTTTGCGATTGGCTACAGCTAGTTCCCCGGTGCTGAGAGGCTGGGCACTGGGGTAGTAGGTTTGCTGCCTACCCCACTGAAGGGAGACTAACAGCTGCTCCAGTGACCTGCCAATCAGACAACACAAAGTGACTGGTTACTATTTAATCCAGACAGCAGAAGCACATTTAAGATCTAACAGCGAATGCTACATTTCTCTGCAAGTTAACAGTGGGAGGAGTTTTTGTGACACTTACCTATGCGTGTGCATCATATCTCTGGAGAATTCCTCCCTCTCAAGCAGCAGGTCCTGAATGGCACTCTGTGCCTCTCTTGTCTGACGCTGAAGAGCAGCTCTGGCGTTGGTCAGTTCCTCTGCCATAACGCTAGATTTCAAATTCAATATGATAATTAGAACAAATTGGATTTGGAAGTGATTGAACACAACCACACCCTTACACTCATCTTTATTAccgtttatatatttttacctAATAATTTAGAGGGTCATAGAGGGGATGGGGCACAAGACCTTTGAGGGTGTTTGGagttgtttattattttcaggagacCTTTTCAGAGACTTTAAGACACTTATAAGATTATTTAATGCACAAGGACTGGTTGATGTGTTTAAAGGAAAATACTGCGACATTAGATAAGAACTAAGTTTATCTTTAAGCTGTGGGGACGGAGCTTAAAAAACATGCTAATTGGACACTGCTGACAGTCACATTGACAAATACATGCCTTAATGAATCATtagtattacattttttatggcCAGTCGTAgattatttgtaataaaaatgtgcaattaaaaatgaatatgtAATATTTCAAATGAGAAGTCatgtatttgatcattttttacTGACATTATTTACATGAAGGTATAATGGCTTTGACTAAATCTGTGTAGATTAGGGAAGAGGACACCCAAGAGTGCCCTCACCCCCTTACCCTTATCTTTTTACTTATGTTCTTTCTATCTCGATAATGCAGAATAATTTTTCAAGTAaattttaatactttttaaaaactttaattCACGGtcatcttttcacattttagaTTTTCATTAGGACTGGAAGTTTTATCTTGCTTTTATCATGCTGTGGTAAATGACCTAACAGAGGATTAATTCTCCAAACATTTTCCACTGCAGATTAACTCTCGAATGACATTTTTAGAACCTTAATTTGATGAGTGCAGTCTCCGTTTACAAGCTTCGatcattttaaatgtagttCTTAAAGACATAAATGGTGGCACCAAATCAACAACAAATCACAATTTGATTGTAAGTCTACCTAGTGGTCAGAAAAGTGGTGATCAATTGATCAACAATGATCAAAGTTATTGTATATCCTTCCTCTGCCACTCAACACTCACCGGCTGGCAAGAAACTTGCTCCTCCAGACATCGCACTGAATACTCATTCGTTCCAACTGCTCAGCCGTGTGGGCGAGACTGCGACCCAGTGCCTCATTCTCCAGTATTAGCTGGTTCTTCTCTCTCGCCAGTCGCTCAAAGTGGTACTGCAAGTCATCGCCTACTGAGGCCACCAACAGTTTCTTCAGCTCCCGGTTTACCTGAAGATAATGAAGAGGTAGTGATTTGTACAAAAGTAGTACAATGTTATATCCCAGTCAACGACAGCAGAGGATGGCAGAGTACTGCTAGGCATTTCAAAAGTATTGAAATTGTAATGTGAAGACCAGActatacacaaacactgctactttaacacacatacagtctcTAATGCAGAACTGTCGGCTCCCTTGCACTTTAAGGGAAAAGCTTGgcaagaaatcacatttactgCATATCTTGACTATCAACATCAATCAAACTGCATGCCAAAAATCACACACTAGCCTCAGACTGCCTTGAGTGGTTGTGTAATCTTAAACGTATTTGTATATGTGGTTTTTAACAGCAATGTCAAACCCGAAACTGATTTGTTTGATTTTAAGCAGAGTTGACACATTGCTTTGGAGTTGTGTAAATAAAATTGCCACATGACAAACCTTACatcacttttttccccacagatCCTATTTTGCTCAATGAAAATTGAAAGCATATCATAAATAATATGCCATGCTTGCTTTTATCAAAACTTTCAATGCTTATCTACAAAGATTATCTACAAGGAATCTGGGAATACAGGAACACATGAAAACATGGCTTTTTTTGTTCTATATTACAGGGTTGATCAACAATCAGACAGCCGAAGTTACTATGGTACAATGAACTCCTGAATTAACTGTTTCTCTTCAAAATCCAGACAAAAAGATATCACTTAGCTCAAAATTGCGTAGCGTTAACTGTTCTACAGGAACCGTGCACTCCTCTAAAAGGGAACAGAGAGCACTCACCTCTGTCTGAACACGCAGCTGGTTTGAGAGGCCCTCTTTGTCCTGCAGCAACCTGCGCTCAGAGTTCTGGAGCTTCTCCAGGGCGGTCCTGTAGTCCTGCTGCTCCGGGGAGGGCGAGGGAGGCTGGTCCTCACCATGATGGGGAGACCCTCTTTCATCTCCTTTAGTTTCGTGAGCCCCGACTCGGCCACTTCGGCTGATGGCGGCACGGGGCACCACAATCCTCACAGCCTCCACCTCAGTGCAGGCGTCCCTGTTGACTTTTCCTAGATGGAGTACTCCTGGGGAGTGTACTCCTGGGGATGCTGGAGCAGTCTTGGGGAACTGCTTCGGTGAAGCTACCTTCAAGGATGGGGTCTCCGCTGAGATCTCCGGGGCCACCACTGGCTTGTCTGTCTCCATGCCATCGCCAGGGCCGCGGACAGACACGACGGCCAAGCCTGAGAGTACAAAAGATAAACCTTGAGATCGAAAGGATTGTCTCACTCAGCAACATCTGATAAATCTGAATGCGTCTAGTCTGGTTGGGGTTATTTTGACTTTCTCACAGGTATGTAAATAACACAAAGGATGGACAGTATGGAAGATTACTGACCTTTCATGGCTACTTCAACAGACATGGTTGGAGAAGGttcttaaaacagcagcagaatcGAGTGGTGCATCAAAGATCCCAGGCAATAGGAGTGTGTATGAATGACTTTAAACCTTCAGaggatggagaaaaaaaaaagaaacctcaGTTCAATACAGTATCTTGCAAGTACTCAACAACATGCTCCAGCCTTGAGGAACATGACTGCCAGCTACCTGTAGCTATTAGTACTGGTAGTAAACATAGCTATAAACTTCATACTTATCCTTACATGTATTAAATACCATACTGTCCCGTGTCAGACTGGAAAACTATCCTATAAACTATAGTTTAGGACAGATCAGCTGTACTTATGCTTAAGCACTGAAGTATTATGGAGGGGATCAGTTCAGCTGGAGCGAGCtatcgctagctagctaaccaaccCCACTACTATTAAAGTAAGCCTAGCTACAACTCCTACTGATAAAACCAACAGCTACACCCTTTAATACAACCCTTAACAAACTCTCCGACAGTGTTTCTCAATCTCCACttttattagctagctagtattGCCCTGTTTATGGCCTGCTCAGCTAACGCGCTCTGTTTATTATTGTGCTGGCTATCGCTAGCTAACCTATTAGCTAGATAACCCGAGCAAGCTAGCTAGCGACCAGTTCGACGGGCTTTCCGTAAACAAAAGGAAACACCAGCTAGCTAAATGTTCccaccaaaataataaagagacTTTAAAGATTCTAAGCGGCCTCAGAAATATCAGGTAATACAACCTGTGCCTACAAACATCACCATTTTAAACCAACTCTGCCACGTAGGATACCTCTCTTGCGGCCATCAGCCGGAGTTTCCCATTTTCCGACTCGAAGCGGAACTACTGTTCACAGAAAATGTTTCCGCCAGACAGCTACGCTAACGGGGCTCAGCTGGGGTGAGCGTGTTGCCCTGCCTTAAACTCTTGCAGTTCGAGAAAATTAGATAATATATATTAGATAAAAGCGCATAGTCGTTTGTTGCACGGTATGAATAAATGAAGGCGCTTaacccgagagagagagagagacataggaGTGATTGTTTATGCTCGTCTCTCGGTCATTGTTGTTTCCTGCGGCTGCATCTCAAAGGGATCCGTGTTCCCTAAATAGTGCACTACGTAGGGCACAAAACGATGGCCTCAACATCCTAATAGTGCGCTAGGGAGGCCGATTTTGAGCTCTGGGTTTCAGATTGTGGCTGAGAGCTCTTCCACGTTGCTTAGTCTGGCTCTGTTTGTCTCAGACTGATGAGAGGACAGCGATGGGAGTTCACGGGTTGTGGAAGTTGCTGGAGAGCACAGGGAAGCCCATCAACCCAGAAACACTCGAAGGGAAGATCCTAGCAGTCGGTATCCTTTCTCTCTACAGCCCCTGTTCACTCTTGTTCACTGCTTCTTGATGTATGAGAATAAGAGGTGTATATTTCTATATGTCTAAAGAAAGGTAGCATAGCTACCTGGTTTTGGCTCAGTGACATGCTGGTCATTAGCAATTAGTTACTAATTCAAGTTACTTTAGACCATGAGTGCATTAAAAACAGAGGAATAGAGTTTAACAGTCTTCTTCAGTTCAAACTGACAGATACTGGATGTCCTAAGTAGCACCGCTTCAGGACCACAGCTTCAATTCATGTTGATGGTACACTGACAGGGAAAAGGGAGAATTGCCTCTCTGTCATTGCCAGTCCCACCTGGAactgtgctgctgctgtgttaCTTTGGTGGAGCATGCATGAGCCTGCTCccgagaactgtgtaatgctgtgtCCCTCAAGccatatttgtgtatatttctGTAACATTGCCGTACTGCAGCAGTTTgcttgcttctttcacttccagTGATGGCTGAAATCACTGACAGCATAttgcttgtccagaaatgcatgcaaaagtgaattacacttcccgaccATACTGCTTTTCAGGCTCTAAAGAAATAATATCTGTCACACTGTGATATCTGTGACATATTTTGAAACACTGGACACATTACCCACATGTCTAAATGACTAAAAAATGGATCTACACATGAATTTGGACCCACATGAATGACTGCTCCCCAATCCCAAAGGGATGCTTGTGTGAAATGCTTTGCAGCCAATGGTGGCCCAGGAAACATAGGCGTGCGTGGACTTGCTGATGCCAATATGATTCTGATATAATGGTTGTAATACTAGTTTTTTAAACGGAATGTACTTTACTTGTGTCAGTATTACACCAAACTAACTTTACGTGTACTTGAGTGTGGGTTTAGGCTACTCTACATACTTGTGATTAGGAAGGCGCAGTTGTTAAAGTATGCAGGACCAAAGACATACTTTTAGCTGTACACCAGTGTAAATGAACAGTAACAGTCTGTTTCAGATGTGTCCAGGCAATGGTGGTCTGTGATTTTTAgtgatgtgtatatatattgggCATCCTTGACTTAGTAACTCACAGATATCAGTATCTGGCTCAACCAGGCAGTAAAGGGGGTACGGGATCGGGATGGCAACAGCGTTCAGAATGCCCACCTTCTCACACTGTTTCACCGCCTGTGCAAGTTGCTCTTCTTCCGCATCAGGCCCATCTTTGTGTACGATGGAGATGCACCACTGCTTAAGAAACAAACCCTGGTGAGTGAAAACagtaaagacagacacagactcCTTACCAGAAACCTGCACGCGCTCTGTACAGCCCCGCCACTGTATGTGAACAGATGGCATTTAGTTAGTACTAAAAGAATATAGCTCGAATCTTGCAAACATATATAGTGCTGCCAGAGCTGGTATGTCTAATGAAGGTGGCTAGAAGCACAAAAAGGCGTTTCCATGCCACTCTTTTAGAAATGAAAGAACTTTAGTAGATGATGTCCAAACGTTTTGGCTTGGGAGACCTAAAATGTAACGTAGTGGTTTAAGAGCCAACAAGACGAGGCAGTTTAGAAAAAAGAAGGCACAGGTTATTTTTCTATtctatatataacattaaactATGGGCTGGTTTCCTAGACAAGGATTATGCCCAGTATTAAGCTTAACTGCTGTGTCAATGACAGATTTATTGCCACGAGTGCTTCAGAAATGCTTTTGATTGTTTTGAAGTGGTGTTAAAGCTCAGCGAAAAAATCAAATGAACAGAATTTATTACTTAGCCAAGATACAGCTCTGtacaaaatgaagagaccacttaattatttttcttaaatttgcatctctacgtgtgTGGCAGCTATTTTATTCCAgccatttcatcaaacaaagctgggTTACCTAAATGTGCAGACTAGTGAccgaaagactagtggagagcctgccaagataGGAAAGCTGTGATTAGCAGTCAAAGTTATTTCACCACAGTGATTTTTGAAtactctcaaagttcaaatattagtactgtgtagTTCACATTGAaaaaataacttctttgcattataattattataataacttctttgtattatttgagcagttgtcataataaatacaaataaatgctctaaatagtaatatttttatttgtaatttaggGAAAATGTTGTccggtttatgaaatacaacgcacatgttaatttccctaaacacattgcctgtaaatagtaaaaccagagaaactgatcatgtagggtggtctcttattttttttccagagcatCTTTgtacttctttagtttacaatcggagatgctaggctaatgctgctaacaaacactaaacttggactgtcaccaatttaacctattttttttatttcaaatctTTCAGattaaaaaggtttaaaagttttgtacacataaaaaaaacaatctagAAAAATAACATTGCTAAACCTAACATTTAGGCTGCACTAGAAGTGTTACTCAAAATGTTTGCTCCATCgttcagctaaaaaaaataaatgcgacatttctttttgtttttgcagacTGAGTTTAGTCGAAGCATGTTCTAATCCACCTTACGTACACCTCTAATCCTCCTCACGTTTTGAGTGAGTTGAGACCTAATCTAGCTTTAGGGTTTGCTAGCAAGGTTAGCCCAGCATCTCCTGCGGCAAATGCCTTTGTTGTGGCATTCCAGCATGTTTCAGGGTAGGTCTTTACCAGTCACACCAACAGAAACACTGATGGCGTTTATACCAATCTACTGTATGATCAGTAATGACCGTGCTGGGTAATGCTCTACTAGTTCGTTTAGTGCTAGTACTTGTAGAGCCAGTACTTGGGAAGCTCATATGTTCTATCTTTACAACATTTAAACTTGAATACAACCGGCTCCTGAAGTAAGCACTAGTTACTACTGGTTAAGTGGTTGTCCCGCAGGCCATCAGGAGACAAAGGAAGGAGGAGATGGTTCGCGAATCCAAGCAGACCAATGAGAAACTCCTGAAGACATTCCTGAAGAGGCAGGCTATCAAAGCTGCACTGGGAAACCAAAGGTCAGGATGTAGAACAAATGTCTGTCTCATGCACTAACAAGTGTGTAAAATACTTCCTTGTTCAAAAGTGTAGATCAATTCTCAATGCAGACATTTCTTGTCATTTCTTGTTGACAGAAATATTAAactataatacaaaaaaaagaaaaataccccaaattattaataattaatatatttggCTGGAGAATTTACGCatctctttgtgtttttcttcttctttttttttttttttttgcagtcagGAGACAATTCCCAGTATATCCTCAGTGCGAAGGGACGAGGAAGATGACATGTATGTTTTGCCAGCACTGCCTCCTGTAGAGGAGAAAGAGGGCAGTaggtaagaaaacactggtcCGTTGTGTAGCTCCCTCTTTCCCTGAATTTgaagatgctaagctaacattgctaacaactactggactgtcaccaatctcacctCTGTAAATACATACCACAAAAAAAATCTCTCAGGCCTATCAAAGCCCTATCCTGAGCCGATGTGGTTTACACCACGTTATGACTTACtttgtgtggttggtgtggcgcagcggataacaccactatatgccagtgagctaccacaccacatagGAGGCTGGGGTTTGACagtggtctgggtgactatgctgtgctacaccaataggggttcttgggcaagactcctaactttACATTGGCCATGTGGGGGgcaaccttgtaagttgctctagaTAAGCATGTCAGCTTAATGCCAtgcatataatataaaaatacatattcagTATACTTTAGTTTatagtgttagcttagcatatcccgttgtaaactaaagaaacaaacgaCATGTACCCAACATTTCCTGGCAAATCGACTGCATCTATAGAAAGtaataaatcatgtttatttgttttttcacCAAACTGCTCCTTTAACTTTAATGCATTATAACTCTCACTTCATCTTAGCTCTGATGATGAAATGGACCGAGAAAGGGAAGAGGTGCCAGAAGCTTTTCTCCAAATTCAGGTAAGACTAAGCAGTGAAATCTAGTCTGATTGATGAAAGTCCTGGAAACTGGTTTAGTATAATAATGACCTTCTCTTGTCCAATATTGTGTATATGATGAATTGTCTTTGCAGGACGAGTTCTATGCCGATCCCAATTCCGTAGACATAAACTCGGAGGAGTTTTCCCTCTTATCACCAGAGATTAAACATGAGATCCTGAAAGAGATGAAGGAGTTTGCCAAGAGAAGACGCACTATGTACCACAAACCACCTGAGGTACTGCTGGCATCCAAATATGACAACCGATTGAGCATTACACAGTTATAGTCATAACTATATGACTATATTGACAAACATCTGTCCACTCAGCCATGACTTTAAAACTACGGTCTAATATTGTATAGCTCTCTCCTGTGCCACTAAAATAACTACGCACCAAGAGTGGCGCCAAGCAGCAGATTCTttgagtcctgtaagttgtgagacacatcatgggcacccatgaccctgtataagcctgttgccagttcaccagttgcCTAGCCTtgggccacttttggtaggtactgacttaATACTAGGAACACCCCCACAGAACCTGGTGTTTTGGCTCTTATCAGAGTTGCTCATATCCTTATGTTTGCCCATTTCTTCAGCTTTTAACATATCAACTTCAATAACTAATATACCTATATATTTTCCACCCTTCGACATTGAGCAAGATATTTTCGTTTACTTCATTATAATTAGTATTGTAAAATAtggtcaaataaaataataatataataaaaatattgtaccatatgataatattttaatattatggctgattagtgtaatTGTTTAAAGCGATTATGTGCTGATATCGACTATTTCAATATCATCGCTCATCCCAAAACAATATCTTCTAGTTTCCAAATCACAATATGTCTACAAAGTGTAGCTTAATAACAAGTAGTGATATTCAGGTTATTCCATACTTCTGAATAATGGCATACATGCTCCCTAGTACTGGCTCTAATGCTAActttggccttgctctctctgcagAAGTCAAGGGACTTCTCTCAATACCAGCTGGCAGGGCTGCTGCAGCGGAATAAACTGAACCAGCGTCTGGAGGGAGTAGAGAAGGAGATGAGCCAGCGGAGCTGTGGAGCCATAGAGGAGCAGTACAGTCAGGGCAAAGAACACAGCGTTGAGACCCAGCGCCTCGTCTCTGAGGACTCCTCACACTATATCCTAATCAAAGGTCAGAACACTGCTGTTCATCACTTTTTGGGGATTGTTGGATAAAAACAAATCTAGACATTTTTTCACAAGATGTAAAAATTAAGCCAAGACCTGTATTGATCAAACTACGTCAAGCTTATGTGATCTGGAGAGTAGTTGGTGTGCACATACCTGTCAGTgtgctaccacaccatgtgggataGGCTGTGTGagtatgctgcactacaccaataagagtccttgggcaagactcctaacactgcatttcagaaaatgtaatatttcCCAGCATCAACTACACATTCTGCTCAATaaatacatcatcaaatatcaATTTGAAATATCAGCTAAATATAAACGTCTGTCCAATGCCTCCttacattgatcagccataacattaaaaccacctgcctaatattgtgtagctcCCTCTTGCACCGCTACATCAGCTATGACCCATCAAGCCACATTGCAGTGCTTtgcctgctcccaacacacttGATGCAAATAAtgaactaatcagctcattaacttTGCTGTACATCTACAGGGGCCCAAAAGGCTGTAAAAGGTCCTGAAAACCAGCCAGCTGCAAATCCATGGTCTAGTGGTCCGTGGTCAAGACAAGGGAAGCCCAAGGGAAGGCCTGAGCCCCTTTGGCGGCCAGTATCGGATGACATCCGTGAGGCAAATGACTCTCCTTTTCCATCTTCTTCATCTACAAATCCAAAACCAGCACCCACTGTCGAACCATCAGATGGAGCTCCCCCTTCACCACGAACCCTTCAAGCCATTCAGGCAGCCATGATGGACACTAGctctgatgaagatgaaggggtCTCCAAGAAAACTGTCTCAAGAAGCAAAACAACAAGTTCTCAAGATGACAATGGAGATGTGTCCCCTCGCACTCTAGAAGCCATTCAAAGAGCCATGATTGAGGAGGGTGACACAGGATCTAAAGATGAGAAAACTCAACAGAGGAAATATGTCATAGTCACCAGCTCTGACGAAGATGAAGAGGTCACCAAGAAGGCTGTCCAGAGAAGCAGAACAACAAGTTCTCAAGATGAAAATGGGGGGGTATCCCCTCGCACTCTAGAAACCATTCAAAGAGCCATGATTGAGGAGGGCGACACAGGATCTAATAAGGAAAAAACTCAACAGAAGAAGTGTTTCATACTCACCAGCtctgatgaagatgaggatggGGGGCAAAGCACAGCAAACATTTTGTCTGAGGCCCAGGAAGAAGGTGGAGGTGGAGTTTCTCCACAAACCTTGCTGGCCATTCAGAGATCCTTGGGTGAAAGTAGCAGTCAACACATGGAGCCGCTGGGTCATTCACCCAGCTCTGAAGGGGAAGAAATAGAGAAAGTGGTTGGAATGAGAAGCAAGGCTTTCAGATCTGCTGTGTTGAGTCCAGGGGAAGAATGCAgggaagaggaaaagaaaggTAGTCTAGGAGATGCCCGAAGAGCAGATTTTCACTTTTCAGATGAGAAGGTGTCTTCAGATGTTAACATAAGTGAGGCGAAGGTGGAGGGAAATGGGCAAAGCATGATAAAGAGTGAGGAGGAGAACAGCAGCTCTGAAGGTATGAAAGCCTGAACAGTTTTCACATATTAAATGGACTAAGTGACACAAGAAAAGTTAAGAGTTAAAGACATTATAGTAGCTGACACATGGAATATCAATTAAtgaatacacaatatggacaaaagttttgggacacctgctcatttattgttttatttatttattgtctgaactaaagggtttaaaaatattttagcctgcttttgttggtgtaactgtctctactgtccttacattcaactacaagagggttagtgagggcaggatgttggataatcaccaccccacctcatccacaactccccaactcatcccaaaagctgTGTGGCTTtttacccttctagcccatgcttggcgTTAGGCCTGGTACCAATAGGTCCATGtctatctgttccagagagtcctattctgttggcagtacttttctatagggactagacaagctgtgtgtgcatttgaacatctgtgtcagcagtgtgtgCAACGCAAAGTAGCGGTATGCATTCATTAagagaagtgtcca encodes:
- the ercc5 gene encoding DNA excision repair protein ERCC-5 homolog → MGVHGLWKLLESTGKPINPETLEGKILAVDISIWLNQAVKGVRDRDGNSVQNAHLLTLFHRLCKLLFFRIRPIFVYDGDAPLLKKQTLAIRRQRKEEMVRESKQTNEKLLKTFLKRQAIKAALGNQSQETIPSISSVRRDEEDDMYVLPALPPVEEKEGSSSDDEMDREREEVPEAFLQIQDEFYADPNSVDINSEEFSLLSPEIKHEILKEMKEFAKRRRTMYHKPPEKSRDFSQYQLAGLLQRNKLNQRLEGVEKEMSQRSCGAIEEQYSQGKEHSVETQRLVSEDSSHYILIKGAQKAVKGPENQPAANPWSSGPWSRQGKPKGRPEPLWRPVSDDIREANDSPFPSSSSTNPKPAPTVEPSDGAPPSPRTLQAIQAAMMDTSSDEDEGVSKKTVSRSKTTSSQDDNGDVSPRTLEAIQRAMIEEGDTGSKDEKTQQRKYVIVTSSDEDEEVTKKAVQRSRTTSSQDENGGVSPRTLETIQRAMIEEGDTGSNKEKTQQKKCFILTSSDEDEDGGQSTANILSEAQEEGGGGVSPQTLLAIQRSLGESSSQHMEPLGHSPSSEGEEIEKVVGMRSKAFRSAVLSPGEECREEEKKGSLGDARRADFHFSDEKVSSDVNISEAKVEGNGQSMIKSEEENSSSEEDFIEVSENEEVSELDDSVTKTEEQSPSQATELDVNKQDEEEGTRDEETKEEDSSERSLHLSMEQQGTEFSQEASTVPASSEWDNIDTEELVQLERDLQAEQSSLHEQQQQQQRSAATVTGQMCQESQELLRLFGVPFLVAPMEAEAQCAALDRTDQTYGTITDDSDVWLFGGRHVFKNFFSNNKYVEHYQYVDIQNQLGLDRTKMINLAYLLGSDYTEGIPGVGYVTGMEILNEFPGPGMEPLTQFSKWWTEAQEKKKLVSNPKDTKVKKKLRNLKLHAGFPNPAVSHAYLQPAVDQSEGSFSWGRLQLDLIKEYPSNMALLFCYSRFGWSSKKTEETLQPVLKQLNTQQTQLRIDSFFRLEQQEKQAIRSQRLRRAVTCMKRKEREGVDDEEGSDEDEEEMSPVKKGKKGKAKEGETDVVPAASFGGGFIGSDICGNSLEEQIGEEEWPANVGGLKEEKQPMASKSKPSKAESSSSSSSSEDERENSYGAAMITARSVFEGQTRGRGRRGGRAGRGGRAGRGGRGKTKKTF
- the blzf1 gene encoding golgin-45, translating into MSVEVAMKGLAVVSVRGPGDGMETDKPVVAPEISAETPSLKVASPKQFPKTAPASPGVHSPGVLHLGKVNRDACTEVEAVRIVVPRAAISRSGRVGAHETKGDERGSPHHGEDQPPSPSPEQQDYRTALEKLQNSERRLLQDKEGLSNQLRVQTEVNRELKKLLVASVGDDLQYHFERLAREKNQLILENEALGRSLAHTAEQLERMSIQCDVWRSKFLASRVMAEELTNARAALQRQTREAQSAIQDLLLEREEFSRDMMHTHRSLEQLLVSLQWGRQQTYYPSAQPLSTGELAVANRKLADAINSHLLGNVGGSTSSTTLKNSQASELCNTPAEKMAEKVLRNLDPVSCADNKSDPAAPDPTTSPFLPNKKSIGRFHPYTRYENITFNCCERCSGELIVL